One Myxococcaceae bacterium JPH2 DNA window includes the following coding sequences:
- the atpF gene encoding F0F1 ATP synthase subunit B: MLLPSVLASSSFVEVRPGLIFWTIVTFILVLVVLRAKAWGPILQLVEEREKQISNAIESAKRERAEAEKLLADQKTAIAEARREAADMMRRNQADMEKFRDELMAKSRKEAEELKASARREIEEQKSKAIAEVRSMAVDLSMEVAGKLLNERMDDSKHRALAEQFVQSLPVQGARKSA, from the coding sequence ATGCTCCTGCCCTCCGTCCTCGCCTCCAGCAGCTTCGTGGAGGTCCGCCCGGGACTCATCTTCTGGACCATCGTCACCTTCATCCTCGTGCTCGTCGTCCTCCGGGCGAAGGCGTGGGGCCCCATCCTCCAGCTGGTGGAGGAGCGCGAGAAGCAGATCTCCAACGCCATCGAGAGCGCCAAGCGTGAGCGCGCCGAGGCGGAGAAGCTGCTCGCCGACCAGAAGACGGCCATTGCCGAGGCGCGCCGCGAGGCCGCGGACATGATGCGCCGCAACCAGGCGGACATGGAGAAGTTCCGCGACGAGCTGATGGCCAAGAGCCGCAAGGAGGCCGAGGAGCTGAAGGCCTCTGCTCGCCGGGAGATCGAGGAGCAGAAGTCCAAGGCCATCGCGGAGGTCCGCTCCATGGCCGTGGACCTGTCCATGGAAGTGGCCGGCAAGCTCCTGAACGAGCGCATGGACGACAGCAAGCACCGCGCGCTGGCCGAGCAGTTCGTGCAGTCCCTGCCGGTGCAGGGCGCACGCAAGTCGGCCTAG
- a CDS encoding ATP synthase F0 subunit C gives MTNFALAFLAAGIGAGLSIIGAALGIGKLAAAAMDATGRQPAAAGDIRTTMIIAAALIEGATLFALVVCILLAIKA, from the coding sequence ATGACCAACTTCGCTCTTGCCTTCCTCGCCGCCGGTATCGGCGCTGGCCTCTCCATCATCGGCGCCGCCCTCGGCATCGGTAAGCTCGCCGCCGCCGCCATGGACGCCACGGGCCGTCAGCCGGCCGCCGCTGGCGACATCCGCACCACGATGATCATCGCCGCGGCCCTTATCGAAGGCGCCACGCTGTTCGCGCTGGTCGTTTGCATCCTGCTCGCCATCAAGGCCTAA
- the atpB gene encoding F0F1 ATP synthase subunit A, which yields MRKAMVLFACLFAGTVLASEHEAEGHESAGHEAPAGGHEAAGKEDVAGYILHHVADSNEYEFEVPLSSEEHVIHLPRLFIPFHEGACTPVASEHGEVTPGLGAGCLDLSITKHTVMMWLAAVLLIGSLMLWSNRDKSKLVPRGAGANLFEMLVLFVRDELAIKNIGKEEGPKYTPYLLTAFFFILFMNLLGLFPWMATATGNVAVTCGLAVCTFVVTQIAGIRAAGLGGYLKHLTGGVAPWLWPIMIPVEVLGLFTKPFALTIRLFANMLAGHIVIFFLLGLIFMLAHPAVALVSVPFAFGIYLLELFVAFVQAYVFTMLSALFIGMGVAMGHHHDDHGHEGDHGHGHKDDAHGKAHA from the coding sequence ATGCGCAAGGCTATGGTGCTGTTCGCCTGTCTGTTCGCGGGCACCGTGCTGGCCTCGGAGCATGAGGCCGAGGGGCACGAGTCCGCGGGCCACGAGGCCCCCGCGGGGGGCCATGAGGCGGCGGGGAAGGAGGACGTGGCCGGCTACATCCTCCACCACGTGGCGGACTCGAATGAGTACGAGTTCGAGGTGCCGCTCAGCTCCGAGGAGCACGTCATCCACCTCCCCCGGCTGTTCATCCCCTTCCACGAGGGTGCATGCACGCCGGTGGCCTCCGAGCACGGCGAGGTGACGCCGGGCCTGGGCGCCGGTTGCCTGGACCTCTCCATCACCAAGCACACGGTGATGATGTGGCTGGCGGCGGTCCTCCTCATCGGCTCGCTGATGCTGTGGAGCAACCGCGACAAGTCGAAGCTGGTGCCGCGCGGCGCCGGGGCCAACCTCTTCGAGATGCTCGTCCTCTTCGTGCGTGACGAGCTGGCCATCAAGAACATCGGCAAGGAGGAGGGTCCCAAGTACACGCCCTACCTGCTGACCGCGTTCTTCTTCATCCTCTTCATGAACCTGTTGGGCCTGTTCCCCTGGATGGCGACCGCCACGGGCAACGTCGCGGTCACCTGCGGCCTGGCGGTGTGCACCTTCGTCGTCACCCAGATTGCCGGCATCCGCGCGGCGGGCCTCGGTGGCTACCTGAAGCACCTGACGGGCGGCGTGGCTCCCTGGCTGTGGCCCATCATGATTCCGGTGGAAGTGCTGGGCCTGTTCACCAAGCCCTTCGCGCTCACCATCCGTCTCTTCGCCAACATGCTGGCGGGCCACATCGTCATCTTCTTCCTGCTGGGCCTCATCTTCATGCTGGCCCACCCCGCGGTGGCCCTGGTGAGCGTGCCGTTCGCCTTCGGCATCTACCTGCTGGAGCTGTTCGTGGCCTTCGTGCAGGCGTACGTCTTCACGATGCTCTCGGCCCTCTTCATCGGCATGGGCGTGGCCATGGGCCACCACCACGATGACCACGGCCACGAGGGTGACCACGGGCACGGCCACAAGGACGACGCCCACGGCAAGGCGCACGCCTGA
- a CDS encoding AtpZ/AtpI family protein — MAERRPSNERPDDRELGETARQMRAAEPYISAVWKLVGGAVVGVLGGWGLDRWLGTAPWMLLGLSLVGICVGFYGFLREMARLGKRK, encoded by the coding sequence ATGGCGGAGCGACGACCCTCGAACGAGCGCCCCGATGACCGGGAGCTGGGTGAGACGGCCCGGCAGATGAGGGCCGCGGAGCCCTACATCTCGGCGGTGTGGAAGCTGGTGGGCGGCGCGGTGGTGGGAGTGCTGGGCGGGTGGGGGCTGGACCGGTGGTTGGGGACGGCGCCGTGGATGCTGCTGGGGCTGAGCCTGGTGGGGATTTGCGTGGGCTTCTACGGCTTCCTCCGTGAGATGGCCCGACTGGGGAAGCGGAAGTGA
- a CDS encoding YbhB/YbcL family Raf kinase inhibitor-like protein codes for MPKPLELTSPRFKNGGPIPIAYTGEGEDKAPSLHWENPPAGTKSLALIVEDPDAPDPQNPKMTFCHWVLYNIPPGAQDLPDGANADVLPAGVRQGLNDFHRSDYGGPMPPIGNHRYFFRLYALDTVLPDLGRATRAELREAMNGHVLGEAELLGTYQKVHHRGATH; via the coding sequence ATGCCCAAGCCGCTCGAACTCACGTCCCCGCGCTTCAAGAACGGCGGCCCCATCCCCATCGCCTACACAGGGGAGGGAGAGGACAAGGCGCCGTCCCTTCACTGGGAGAACCCGCCCGCTGGGACCAAGAGTCTGGCCCTCATCGTCGAGGACCCGGATGCCCCGGACCCACAGAACCCGAAGATGACCTTCTGCCACTGGGTCCTCTACAACATCCCCCCGGGCGCCCAGGACCTCCCGGACGGCGCCAACGCGGACGTGCTCCCCGCCGGGGTCCGGCAGGGGCTCAACGACTTCCACCGCTCGGACTATGGCGGGCCCATGCCGCCCATCGGAAACCACCGCTACTTCTTCCGGCTGTACGCGCTGGACACGGTGCTGCCAGACCTGGGGCGGGCCACGCGCGCGGAGCTGCGGGAGGCCATGAACGGCCACGTGCTCGGCGAGGCCGAGCTGCTCGGCACCTACCAGAAGGTGCACCACCGCGGCGCGACGCACTGA
- a CDS encoding DUF692 domain-containing protein has protein sequence MGLPYLGVGLSYRWDLNPHLARGNPGVDWLEVTPEHFLPLTEDAERRLDVLSRRYPLVGHSLELSVGSDGVDAPGYRDGLRRILSRTKSVWHGDHLCFTRVGHLPLRALTPVPLTDEAVETCVRNARAVRADLGVPFVLENIAYLFHTDLNTLDEADFIRRVVEGADCGLLLDLHNVYCNAVNHGYDAYRFIDRLPLERVVQIHLAGGTTAEGLRLDSHSAPSPEEVWQLLEYVVPRCPVRGVNFEMDSGFPPFARLVEELARARAILQRHGASTA, from the coding sequence ATGGGGCTTCCCTATCTGGGCGTGGGCCTCAGCTATCGCTGGGACCTGAACCCTCACCTCGCACGAGGCAACCCGGGCGTGGACTGGCTGGAGGTGACGCCCGAGCACTTCCTGCCGCTGACGGAGGACGCGGAGCGGCGCCTGGATGTCTTGTCCAGGCGCTATCCGCTGGTGGGCCACAGTCTGGAGTTGAGCGTGGGCTCGGACGGCGTGGACGCGCCGGGCTACCGGGATGGCCTGCGGCGCATCCTCTCGCGGACGAAGAGCGTGTGGCACGGGGACCACCTGTGCTTCACGCGCGTGGGCCATCTGCCTTTGCGCGCGCTCACGCCCGTGCCGCTGACGGACGAGGCGGTGGAGACCTGCGTGCGCAACGCCCGCGCGGTGCGCGCCGATCTGGGCGTGCCGTTCGTGCTGGAGAACATCGCCTATCTCTTCCACACCGACCTGAACACGCTGGACGAGGCGGACTTCATCCGTCGCGTGGTGGAAGGCGCGGACTGCGGCCTGTTGTTGGACTTGCACAATGTCTATTGCAACGCGGTGAATCACGGCTACGACGCGTATCGCTTTATCGACCGTCTGCCATTGGAGCGGGTGGTCCAGATTCACCTGGCTGGCGGCACGACGGCCGAGGGCCTGCGCTTGGACAGCCACTCGGCGCCCTCTCCGGAGGAGGTGTGGCAGTTGTTGGAGTACGTGGTGCCTCGCTGCCCGGTGCGCGGCGTCAACTTCGAGATGGACAGCGGCTTTCCGCCCTTCGCGCGGTTGGTGGAGGAGCTGGCGCGGGCGCGGGCCATCTTGCAACGCCATGGCGCGAGCACGGCCTGA
- a CDS encoding methyltransferase domain-containing protein has translation MSSANPTALKSRYDEVSPKYEQTAPNHVAIKLFWLAYEHLTWKPVEALLPKDGRSWRVLDAGGGGGKFGTRFAEAGHHVTVLDISPGMLDGARAQFSAKGLLERATFVEGNVAALDFADATFDLVFCEGDPVSYCLDAYPRAVQELVRVAKPGAPVVLGVDNRYEAFAGTLKMGKPAEAFQSLLDGRTSCPYGLPVHAFTVRELEKAVADAGAELDEIFGKPVMFFDMLQAMAAARGTPGTPWDAWAARDEILALQERLAHEGFAVLGQHFQVMARRKA, from the coding sequence ATGAGCTCCGCGAACCCCACGGCCCTCAAGAGCCGCTATGACGAGGTGTCGCCCAAGTATGAGCAGACGGCGCCCAACCACGTGGCCATCAAGCTGTTCTGGCTGGCGTATGAGCACCTGACCTGGAAGCCCGTGGAGGCGCTGCTGCCCAAGGACGGGCGGTCCTGGCGGGTGCTGGACGCGGGCGGTGGCGGCGGCAAGTTCGGCACGCGCTTCGCGGAGGCCGGGCACCACGTCACGGTGTTGGATATCTCGCCCGGGATGCTCGACGGCGCGCGCGCGCAGTTCTCCGCGAAGGGCCTGCTCGAGCGGGCCACCTTCGTGGAGGGCAACGTGGCGGCGCTGGACTTCGCCGACGCCACGTTCGACCTGGTCTTCTGCGAGGGCGACCCGGTCTCGTATTGCCTGGACGCGTATCCGCGCGCGGTGCAGGAGCTGGTGCGCGTGGCGAAGCCGGGCGCGCCGGTGGTGCTGGGCGTGGACAACCGCTACGAGGCGTTCGCCGGGACGCTGAAGATGGGCAAGCCCGCCGAGGCATTTCAATCCCTGCTCGATGGCCGCACCTCGTGTCCCTACGGCTTGCCGGTGCATGCCTTCACGGTGCGCGAGCTGGAGAAGGCGGTGGCTGACGCGGGCGCGGAGCTGGATGAGATTTTCGGCAAGCCCGTCATGTTCTTCGACATGCTCCAGGCCATGGCCGCCGCGCGCGGCACGCCCGGGACGCCGTGGGACGCGTGGGCGGCGCGCGACGAAATCCTCGCGCTCCAGGAGCGGCTGGCGCACGAGGGCTTCGCGGTGCTGGGGCAGCACTTCCAGGTGATGGCGCGCCGCAAGGCGTGA
- a CDS encoding carbohydrate binding family 9 domain-containing protein has translation MKTWSKACLRGAALLASLLVPAAAFGDSTYQVQATKTTEHITIDGKGDEPAWQTAPEISGWHLTRIDYGKPARDDTKVRILYDADNLYFLFHCLDSQPDRITGYTVQNEGFLHQEDNITIILDTFLDHRNAYYFWTNTLGVRTDGRIVDDGEAFSTNWKGEWESRSTVVSDGWIAELRIPFANFQFPKKDVVTFGMLLDREQSRNQEWSNWTPDGVNSAKVSRYPHLDGLQGINPRSVFSVTPYVAATVALKTEDGRGVFRPNIGADGRIDPAPWLSMKLTANPDFSDAEADQGFLLLDTEQPLLPERREFFLESEHLFIAPINVFTSRRIALRPHDRVWGGLQLTGKLGGLNFALLDVQHRDLSGRNPDGSEVYENVNSGVVRLQQDLGKRSMLALVALNRSGRGGLYGDSDFSTLGMDANIHIYEEFFIQAEALRSWSPLGNVDADAYHVGLHRFDTLSEFWIQFEDIGKNYANPLGWTPVVDKQGWNTHLFLNPFPKWRFLPRLDMTWDTLWRRNHEGARTRYRQRLNVQPYLHHNFALYFDGIYDDNEGFRNRLATAGFTLFPHDWQSFTLTGIGGRFLGGQIRGLNGAFNLKLGPHIVAKFSGFYTRNFDVPEGSKLFGTSGDGYSWSGYAQLRYHFSPDLYARVTFQKGNVFELADYNSVKGTFLDAMVGWHYRQWSDIFLVYTDQPFNGSQERRILSKVSFNY, from the coding sequence ATGAAAACGTGGAGCAAGGCCTGTCTCCGGGGCGCCGCGCTGCTGGCGTCCCTCCTCGTGCCCGCCGCGGCCTTCGGCGACTCGACCTATCAGGTCCAGGCGACCAAGACGACCGAGCACATCACCATCGACGGCAAGGGCGACGAGCCCGCGTGGCAGACCGCGCCAGAGATTTCTGGCTGGCACCTGACCCGCATCGACTACGGCAAGCCCGCGCGCGATGACACCAAGGTCCGCATCCTCTACGACGCGGACAACCTCTACTTCCTCTTCCACTGCCTCGACTCACAGCCGGACCGCATCACCGGCTACACGGTGCAGAACGAGGGCTTCCTCCACCAGGAAGACAACATCACCATCATCCTCGACACGTTCCTGGACCACCGGAACGCGTACTACTTCTGGACGAACACGCTCGGTGTTCGCACCGACGGGCGCATCGTGGATGACGGCGAGGCGTTCTCCACCAACTGGAAGGGCGAGTGGGAGTCCCGGTCCACCGTCGTCTCGGACGGATGGATCGCCGAGCTGCGCATCCCCTTCGCCAACTTCCAGTTCCCGAAGAAGGACGTGGTGACGTTCGGCATGCTCCTGGACCGCGAGCAGTCGCGCAATCAGGAGTGGAGCAACTGGACGCCCGACGGCGTCAACAGCGCCAAGGTCAGCCGCTATCCCCACCTGGATGGGCTGCAGGGCATCAACCCGCGCAGCGTGTTCAGCGTCACCCCGTACGTCGCCGCCACCGTGGCGCTCAAGACGGAGGATGGGCGCGGCGTGTTCCGTCCAAACATCGGCGCGGACGGGCGAATCGATCCGGCGCCCTGGCTGTCCATGAAGCTGACGGCCAACCCGGACTTCAGCGACGCGGAGGCGGACCAGGGCTTCCTCTTGCTGGACACCGAGCAGCCCCTCTTGCCGGAGCGCCGCGAGTTCTTCCTGGAGAGCGAGCACCTCTTCATCGCGCCCATCAACGTGTTCACCTCGCGCCGCATCGCGCTGCGCCCGCATGACCGCGTCTGGGGCGGTCTGCAGCTCACCGGCAAGCTGGGCGGACTCAACTTCGCGCTGCTCGACGTGCAGCACCGTGACCTCTCCGGCCGCAACCCGGATGGCTCCGAGGTGTACGAGAACGTCAACTCCGGCGTGGTGCGGCTCCAGCAGGACCTGGGCAAGCGCTCGATGCTGGCGCTCGTGGCGCTCAACCGCAGCGGGCGGGGCGGCCTCTACGGCGACTCGGACTTCTCCACGTTGGGCATGGACGCGAACATCCACATCTACGAGGAGTTCTTCATCCAGGCCGAGGCCCTGCGCAGCTGGAGCCCGCTGGGCAACGTGGACGCGGACGCCTACCACGTGGGCCTCCACCGCTTCGACACGCTGTCGGAGTTCTGGATCCAGTTCGAGGACATCGGGAAGAACTACGCGAACCCGCTGGGCTGGACGCCGGTGGTGGACAAGCAGGGCTGGAACACGCACCTGTTCCTGAACCCGTTCCCCAAGTGGCGCTTCTTGCCTCGGCTGGACATGACGTGGGACACGCTGTGGCGGCGCAACCACGAGGGCGCGCGCACGCGCTACCGCCAGCGGCTCAACGTGCAGCCCTACCTGCACCACAACTTCGCGCTCTACTTCGACGGCATCTACGACGACAACGAGGGCTTCCGGAACCGGCTGGCCACGGCGGGCTTCACGCTCTTCCCGCATGACTGGCAGAGCTTCACGCTGACGGGCATCGGCGGGCGCTTCCTGGGCGGGCAGATTCGCGGCCTCAACGGCGCCTTCAACCTGAAGCTGGGGCCGCACATCGTCGCGAAGTTCAGCGGCTTCTACACGCGCAACTTCGACGTGCCCGAGGGCAGCAAGCTCTTCGGCACGTCGGGGGATGGCTACAGCTGGTCCGGCTACGCGCAGCTCCGCTACCACTTCAGCCCGGACCTCTACGCGCGCGTCACCTTCCAGAAGGGCAACGTGTTCGAGCTGGCGGACTACAACAGCGTCAAGGGCACGTTCCTCGACGCGATGGTGGGGTGGCACTACCGCCAGTGGAGCGACATCTTCCTCGTCTATACGGATCAGCCCTTCAATGGCTCACAGGAACGGCGAATCCTTTCCAAGGTCTCCTTCAACTACTGA
- a CDS encoding MFS transporter — translation MIRQGVRAIREMYGLTRGLGNLRVLLASGLLGMLASGLLNPVMGLYLRSRGLSFQEIGTLYTAGSLLPIFVQPMLGSLSDRYGRKPFVVGLSLATSLLVPVVALIDDARPLAAVMVLKMLLARSAAPVSNAMVADFAPTRQRATIFAMLDSTSNLFFVASLFASSAVVRWMSISGAFFLAGGLFLISSLVLLALDSKETVTPPPESSLQAGWRLALKGLVAPFSYVRAQPHLAGLFLWQFFFTFALGLFPTYMPLYVVELGAPREAVGPLVAASWLVFAFVQPFGGRLSDRLPRRVGLITVGLGGMVVASALLGVAGWMPPRLALSTLLFAWVLLAVPDGLHRSSAAALVVEQVPSAAERGRFMGALGSGAALAQVLAPISYGAVAQRLGISAAFLLSSGAFLLALVCVARVREPRGAPATPALSLTPTSEPG, via the coding sequence ATGATTCGCCAAGGCGTCCGGGCCATCCGGGAGATGTATGGGTTGACGCGCGGCCTGGGAAACCTGCGCGTGCTGCTCGCCTCGGGCCTGTTGGGGATGCTGGCCTCGGGTCTGCTCAACCCGGTCATGGGCCTCTACCTGCGCTCGCGCGGGTTGAGCTTCCAGGAGATTGGCACGCTGTACACAGCGGGCTCGCTCCTGCCCATCTTCGTCCAGCCCATGCTGGGCTCGCTGTCGGACCGCTATGGGCGCAAGCCCTTCGTGGTGGGGCTGTCGCTGGCCACGTCGCTGCTCGTGCCGGTGGTGGCGCTCATCGATGACGCCCGCCCGCTGGCCGCGGTGATGGTGCTGAAGATGCTGCTGGCCCGCAGCGCCGCGCCGGTCTCCAACGCCATGGTGGCGGACTTCGCCCCTACGCGGCAGCGCGCCACCATCTTCGCGATGCTGGACTCGACGTCGAACCTCTTCTTCGTCGCGTCGCTGTTCGCGTCCTCCGCGGTGGTCCGCTGGATGTCCATCAGCGGGGCCTTCTTCCTCGCGGGCGGGCTGTTCCTCATCAGCAGCCTGGTGTTGCTGGCGCTCGACTCGAAAGAGACCGTCACGCCGCCGCCCGAGTCCTCCCTGCAGGCCGGCTGGCGCCTGGCGCTGAAGGGGCTGGTGGCGCCCTTCTCGTACGTGCGGGCGCAGCCGCATCTGGCGGGCCTGTTCCTGTGGCAGTTCTTCTTCACCTTCGCGCTGGGCCTCTTCCCCACGTACATGCCGCTGTACGTGGTGGAGCTGGGCGCGCCGCGCGAGGCGGTGGGGCCGCTGGTCGCCGCCTCGTGGCTCGTCTTCGCCTTCGTGCAGCCCTTTGGTGGCCGGCTGTCGGACCGGCTGCCTCGGCGCGTGGGCCTCATCACCGTGGGCCTGGGCGGCATGGTGGTGGCGAGCGCGCTCTTGGGCGTGGCGGGCTGGATGCCGCCGCGGTTGGCATTGAGCACGCTGTTGTTCGCCTGGGTGTTGTTGGCGGTGCCGGACGGCTTGCATCGCTCGTCCGCGGCCGCGCTGGTGGTGGAGCAGGTGCCCAGCGCCGCCGAGCGGGGCCGCTTCATGGGCGCCCTGGGCTCGGGCGCGGCCCTGGCGCAGGTGCTCGCGCCCATCAGCTACGGCGCCGTCGCCCAGCGGCTGGGCATCTCCGCCGCGTTCCTTCTGTCCTCGGGGGCCTTCCTGTTGGCCCTCGTCTGTGTGGCACGGGTGAGGGAGCCTCGCGGCGCTCCCGCCACACCCGCGCTCAGCCTCACTCCTACTTCGGAGCCCGGATGA